In Candidatus Cloacimonadota bacterium, the DNA window AAAAGCCCCTTTTGGTTTTACACAGACAATTCCATCTATTTTCTGCAGTTCTTCAAAAACTGTATTCCTGCGAGTGTCGTATTCTGCCAGGATCTGCTTGAAATATTCGGCTTCAATATCGATGGCAGCATTAGCTGCCAGTTGATCGATGGTTGGAGGACACAAACGGGCTTGTGCAAATTTCAGAGCAGCAGTCATCAGCTGTTTATTACGGGAGATCAAACAACCGATACGAGCACCGCAAGCACTGTATCGCTTGGAAATGCTGTCCACCATAATGGCTTTATCATTGAATTTCTCAAAATCAAGAATGCTCGTGTGCTTTAAACCATCATAAACGAATTCCCGATACACTTCATCTGAGATGACAAACAAGTCATGGCTTTTTGCAATATGAACAATTCTTTCCAGATCATTTTTTGAATAGACAGTTCCTGTTGGATTTCCCGGATTACAGAGCATTATCGCTTTTGTTTTAGGAGTTATTCTGGATAAAATCTGTTCATTATCAGGTAGTGCAAAACCATTTTCAGCAAAAGTTGTCAGCGGAACTATCTTCACCCCGGTCATGGAAGCAAATCCGTTGTAATTCGTATAAAACGGTTCGGGAATAATGATCTCGTCACCTTTATTGCAGGTTACGAGCATGGCAAAAACAATTGCTTCCGAACCAGCAGTGGTGACGATAATATCTTCTTTGCTGATCTTGATTCCGTGTCTGCTGTAGTAGTTCACGAGATTTTCCCGATAACAGTCCAAACCTTGCGAAGGTCCGTAAGCCAGAACCTTATCTCCATAATTCAAATAAACATTGAGCATTTCCTGCGGAGTTTCGATATCGGGCTGCCCAATATTCAGATGATAGATCTTGATTCCTTTTGCTTTTGCATCATTTGCATAAGGCATTAATTTCCTGATCGGAGATTCCTGGATATTAACAGCACGATTTGATAATTTCATTTTTTCCTCACTTTTTATTTTTTTT includes these proteins:
- a CDS encoding pyridoxal phosphate-dependent aminotransferase — translated: MKLSNRAVNIQESPIRKLMPYANDAKAKGIKIYHLNIGQPDIETPQEMLNVYLNYGDKVLAYGPSQGLDCYRENLVNYYSRHGIKISKEDIIVTTAGSEAIVFAMLVTCNKGDEIIIPEPFYTNYNGFASMTGVKIVPLTTFAENGFALPDNEQILSRITPKTKAIMLCNPGNPTGTVYSKNDLERIVHIAKSHDLFVISDEVYREFVYDGLKHTSILDFEKFNDKAIMVDSISKRYSACGARIGCLISRNKQLMTAALKFAQARLCPPTIDQLAANAAIDIEAEYFKQILAEYDTRRNTVFEELQKIDGIVCVKPKGAFYIIAKLPIKDADDFARWMLTDFSIDKETVMFAPAQGFYATPNIGKNEVRIAYVLNEKSLKKAMRIFREGLEAYRKEQIGV